A single genomic interval of Pochonia chlamydosporia 170 chromosome 7, whole genome shotgun sequence harbors:
- a CDS encoding transcription factor (similar to Coccidioides immitis RS XP_001249055.2), translating to MSDGQHQNSIWKQQLSSMLPSRAQCDLLVNFYIDHINWIFQTLHVPSFRREYSQFWEEDADHGDCIWHSLLFTILSVSALYVPLESVGVVGVPTESIRPLARVWYNASQRALRAGDYEAQPCIPQLQTFIITQLYWYATNQLEILNSRLGQAVRCAQAIGLDRDTMPSTCLRDEIRHRMWWELVDSDMFQTICLDRAPLIRLKHCHVPLPLNCSDGDLTETSISVKPMDIPTEIGLNICRAQLFQLLNMRYHDDDDYDESGPPYERLQYIDSKIEKLLKELPWYFQISERGQLPQPPGSLQEVLTWQHHILRTCIYTQRIRMYRPFLGAGIGDARDKCISAAENAVVVYRCLRKDNAPTSWHKFLPQAYQIFSVAVTVAALLLVERNIQIPSLYDAVKDMVEDLEILERHGCHVPVATKGRTVLLRLLTMIEKRTAGETASDEAQSLVPQISGIMGGERTTRAYMSRLASGTSHAENTPVRLGATSNETRNDDLEMNTAVARADDALDVSWMSSLLDVSFDDMAGMFAFENMKDGGGKLALLNWDMTGLLMNAQQSNSQMS from the exons ATGTCCGATGGTCAGCATCAGAACTCGATCTGGAAACAGCAACTTAGTTCAATGCTACCCTCCCGAGCGCAGTGCGACCTTTTAGTCAACTTCTACATCGACCACATAAATTGGATCTTTCAGACTCTTCATGTGCCATCTTTTCGACGAGAGTACTCACAGTTCTGGGAAGAGGACGCGGATCACGGAGACTGTATCTGGCATTCTTTACTTTTTACTATCCTTTCTGTAAGCGCGCTTTACGTACCACTTGAATCCGTCGGCGTTGTTGGGGTTCCAACCGAATCGATACGTCCACTTGCACGAGTCTGGTATAATGCTTCTCAGCGGGCGCTTAGAGCCGGCGATTATGAGGCACAGCCATGTATTCCACAACTTCAGACCTTTATCATAACTCAACTATATTGGTACGCAACTAATCAACTAGAAATTCTCAATTC CCGCCTTGGACAAGCTGTACGGTGTGCCCAAGCAATTGGATTGGACAGAGATACGATGCCGTCTACATGCCTGCGGGACGAAATTCGTCATCGTATGTGGTGGGAGCTCGTTGATTCCGACAT GTTTCAGACAATATGTCTTGATCGCGCGCCGCTCATCCGACTAAAGCACTGTCACGTCCCGTTGCCTCTGAACTGTAGTGACGGTGACCTGACTGAGACTTCAATTTCTGTTAAGCCAATGGATATCCCCACGGAGATTGGCCTTAACATCTGCAGGGCACAGTTAttccagctcctcaacaTGCGGtaccatgatgatgacgattaCGATGAGAGCGGTCCGCCATACGAGCGCCTCCAATATATCGACAGCAAAATTGAGAAGTTGTTGAAAGAGCTGCCGTGGTACTTTCAGATAAGCGAACGTGGACAACTCCCACAACCCCCTGGATCGCTGCAAGAAGTACTAACTTGGCAACATCATATTTTGCGGACATGTATTTACACACAGCGAATCCGGATGTACAGACCCTTTCTTGGCGCTGGTATCGGAGACGCACGCGATAAATGTATTAGTGCTGCCGAAAATGCAGTCGTGGTTTACCGCTGCTTACGCAAGGACAACGCACCAACGTCCTGGCACAAGTTTCTGCCACAAGCTTATCAGATATTCTCTGTGGCAGTCACAGTGGCGGCTCTTTTGTTAGTGGAACGCAATATCCAAATACCGAGCTTGTATGATGCTGTTAAAGATATGGTTGAGGACCTGGAGATTCTGGAGCGGCATGGCTGTCACGTTCCTGTGGCTACAAAGGGGAGAACGGTTCTACTTAGGCTGCTCACTATGATAGAAAAGCGGACTGCTGGGGAGACGGCATCGGACGAGGCGCAGAGTCTTGTGCCCCAGATATCTGGTATAATGGGCGGAGAGCGGACGACGAGGGCATACATGAGTCGGTTAGCGAGTGGCACCTCGCATGCCGAAAATACACCTGTCAGACTCGGGGCAACTTCAAACGAGACACGAAATGACGACTTGGAAATGAACACAGCTGTGGCGAGGGCGGATGACGCTTTGGATGTCTCTTGGATGAGTTCCCTACTGGATGTGTCGtttgatgacatggctggaaTGTTTGCATTTGAGAATATGAAGGACGGTGGAGGCAAACTGGCTTTGCTTAACTGGGACATGACGGGACTGCTGATGAATGCCCAGCAGAGCAATTCACAAATGTCATAG
- a CDS encoding heterokaryon incompatibility protein (HET) domain-containing protein, protein MANPSAASAPQEHSSDLCDRCRELKIINLLLDGDVRDELPPKRGREMDITGAPNLGQFRSLGPFGNIAFDDSCALCRLIKAIFPPKDEVESADTEYYLRPMRMYNRLGFGLALGDVEEDVKKQYATCISIATKDQLAQGVCRHLGEPQDTALVETGYSFALTGNSKTSQPGLPARARGVTIDPDVVTTWLRRCELEHHDCQATWSDELLTTRMIDVESCTVVDTPPRCRYTALSYVWGNVVPEEGALEKGTLPPTIQDAILATKSLGIRYLWVDAVCIDQRPSPQKLQQLKIMDLIYNGAYATIIALDGDSSNAGLRGVSQRSPRQPQCCEWVDGHELAVVYPPVAKEIQEATCKHSTRAWTLQELVLSRRRIFFGKTQVHYICGTMSCEESINDTVDPARVLDREMESNNIAEFEDVLKLQKLSSLQPPSDDLRRKATDDYYTQLLSLYTTRFMTNDSDSLNACLGLLNFLQRSLVPGGFVWGLPLKELPQSLRWYHMRWVKPRRRNDFPSWSFVGWEGEVGFTDALILKGRTGHRCDEEVDMGVEFVGIRGMVLTLKGFCVELEIRNEPFNTAYIPGTDLLMGTLQEGNVLHKFTLPEGIFEFVVIERLKYKKTGGEKERHMLFLVMLEELADGSRARRSMVRLYVDLDFMECGAYTDVIQRRENIEIT, encoded by the exons ATGGCAAACCCTTCGGCAGCCTCTGCACCACAGGAGCACTCGAGTGACCTATGCGACAGATGCAGAGAACTAAAAATTATTAATCTACTACTCGATGGCGATGTAAGAGATGAGCTGCCACCTAAGCGTGGGCGCGAAATGGACATCACCGGAGCGCCGAATCTTGGGCAATTCCGGAGCCTTGGCCCATTCGGCAACATCGCCTTCGACGACTCTTGTGCCTTATGTCGACTCATCAAGGCCATCTTCCCGCCCAAAGATGAAGTCGAGTCAGCAGATACCGAATACTACTTACGACCAATGCGCATGTACAACCGTCTAGGCTTTGGACTCGCCCttggtgatgtcgaggaagacGTGAAGAAGCAGTATGCGACTTGTATTTCCATCGCGACAAAGGATCAGCTGGCACAAGGAGTGTGCAGACATCTAGGCGAGCCACAGGACACTGCATTAGTAGAAACAGGATACTCGTTCGCGCTGACGGGTAACTCCAAAACATCTCAACCTGGTCTCCCTGCTCGCGCTAGAGGTGTGACGATTGACCCAGACGTCGTCACCACTTGGCTACGTCGATGTGAACTGGAGCATCATGACTGTCAAGCAACTTGGTCGGATGAGCTGCTGACGACAAGAATGATTGACGTCGAGTCTTGCACTGTTGTTGACACTCCGCCCCGTTGTCGCTACACAGCCTTGAGCTATGTCTGGGGGAATGTCGTTCCTGAAGAAGGCGCATTAGAGAAAGGAACACTGCCACCTACGATTCAAGACGCCATTCTTGCTACCAAGAGCCTCGGAATTCGATATCTATGGGTTGATGCCGTCTGCATCGACCAGCGACCCTCACCACAGAAGCTGCAACAGCTGAAAATCATGGACTTGATCTACAATGGCGCCTATGCCACCATTATCGCCCTCGATGGAGATAGTTCAAATGCAGGGCTGCGAGGTGTGTCCCAACGGAGTCCAAGACAGCCTCAGTGCTGCGAATGGGTTGATGGTCACGAGCTGGCTGTTGTGTATCCTCCAGTGGCCAAGGAGATCCAGGAGGCGACCTGTAAGCACTCAACACGCGCTTGGACGCTGCAAgaattggtgttgagtcGTCGAAGAATCTTCTTTGGTAAAACCCAGGTGCACTACATCTGCGGCACCATGAGCTGCGAAGAGAGCATCAACGACACCGTAGATCCAGCTCGGGTATTGGACCGGGAGATGGAGAGCAACAATATTGCTGAGTttgaggatgtg CTTAAACTGCAAAAGCTATCCTCCTTGCAGCCTCCCAGTGATGATCTGCGCAGAAAAGCGACAGATGACTATTACACGCAACTCCTGAGCCTTTACACGACGCGATTCATGACCAACGATAGCGACTCTCTCAACGCGTGTTTGGGTTTACTTAACTTCTTGCAACGGTCTCTTGTCCCTGGCGGGTTCGTCTGGGGATTACCGCTGAAAGAGCTCCCCCAGTCCCTGCGGTGGTATCATATGCGGTGGGTGAAGCCTCGCAGACGAAATGATTTCCCGTCATGGTCTTTTGTCGGTTGGGAAGGCGAAGTCGGCTTCACAGACGCACTCATCCTAAAAGGACGCACTGGCCATCGGTGCGACGAGGAGGTGGATATGGGAGTCGAATTTGTTGGGATACGTGGCATGGTTCTCACTTTGAAGGGTTTCTGTGTCGAGTTGGAGATTCGAAACGAGCCTTTCAATACCGCGTATATCCCTGGCACAGATTTGCTGATGGGCACGCTGCAAGAGGGCAATGTGTTGCACAAGTTCACATTACCGGAGGGGATATTCGAATTTGTGGTTATCGAGCGGTTAAAGTATAAGAAAACGGGGGGAGAAAAGGAGCGACACATGCTGTTCCTTGTCATGTTGGAAGAGTTGGCGGATGGGAGTCGTGCTCGAAGGTCGATGGTGCGGCTATATGTTGATTTGGACTTTATGGAATGTGGCGCATATACCGACGTCATTCAGAGGCGTGAGAATATCGAGATAACATAG
- a CDS encoding NUDIX domain (similar to Aspergillus fumigatus Af293 XP_748609.1) has protein sequence MASSTFTTTQFTSEQFVESCGAILFDFTQESPKVCLIHYLPKDEWLLAKGRRNCNEPRHQAALREMQEETGLPCHLYPVTMPTRATAAAEASSVSDQARTYPCLTEPFMLTFREIEGKSNVKLIWWYIAEVDGDIPEGAASRGEEWFESEFFPLDEAVRRLTFQNDRDVLSRAVSLVRSHAGVDEHDQP, from the coding sequence ATGGCATCCTCCACTTTTACGACGACTCAGTTTACAAGCGAGCAGTTTGTCGAAAGCTGCGGCGCAATCCTGTTCGACTTTACGCAAGAGTCACCCAAAGTCTGTCTGATTCACTACCTTCCCAAAGACGAGTGGCTTCTTGCCAAGGGCAGACGCAATTGCAATGAACCACGACACCAAGCAGCGCTTCGAGAGATGCAGGAAGAAACAGGACTTCCATGTCATCTCTACCCAGTCACAATGCCCACTCGAGCCACGGCCGCGGCGGAAGCCAGCAGCGTTTCCGACCAAGCTAGAACATATCCCTGCCTAACTGAGCCCTTTATGCTGACCTTTCGCGAAATCGAAGGGAAATCAAATGTCAAGCTGATATGGTGGTATATTGCTGAGGTTGACGGTGATATTCCAGAGGGTGCTGCCAGTAGAGGAGAGGAATGGTTCGAGAGCGAGTTCTTCCCCTTGGACGAAGCGGTGAGGCGTTTGACATTTCAGAATGATCGAGATGTTTTGAGTCGCGCTGTGTCTCTTGTAAGGAGCCATGCTGGGGTAGATGAGCACGATCAGCCTTAG
- a CDS encoding F-box domain-containing protein (similar to Metarhizium robertsii ARSEF 23 XP_007823318.2), protein MAQRTRTFACLICGSIIDYWGDNIDAVTDDDGVEYYPPPSWRTKYRLVYTHPHGISVSGVGLNEDDYPSYWSAPRNFNGRWDDGGYMGLRRDRIGVLQQRPLNGSYGFPIHEACWSLLEVAYAPQPVPHERLFEACRSLPLPVESYAFSWGHNYGGLTHINNKQYYPWENRFSDPQSTEACRDASYDPYNIPEIQALLSEEAEDFRIEESAHAPTIVPNRCTTLPAELAIQIACYLPTADALNARRALRSFVPIFHSKQFWASRFRTVADRSWIFESRQWNNTTDWRWIYRRTSKASRNKGMQNRQRIWELIQQVQQTLIGQWSDGPLLDSPQMDTTTLAWVEATAHVHPVSTDIPHEGCQIFHQQQTAVPAVLSKISFSIICVGGVEYIAGLGLTSQTGEVAQLGYRATGKELTLDAVSLEGFNLAVGSRGIQGIQCMLEGGRLSPWFGSTVEAPQTRRLAVSNPIAYLEAGFDGMKMVRLAIAESNPPTPQKDREHSVGDCAFWYPQLPSKDLHLHGKYFPPRDNATTKYQPLYWTLFGGHKGQHLRHLTGISVASFGNPRYIHFHFNTEDVPTTNHKTNKWERYAATRVKHFEIDGPGGEFISGVEIYTGIRDFEDDLSWHARSGLLESFKIWTNRGRSCDFKHDVSRPYRSPSFKIVRTVVNIAPGSVITGLYWSQYNNDLLALGVISEDIEMPTTNNTSEVTAHQ, encoded by the exons ATGGCACAACGAACACGAACATTTGCGTGCCTTATCTGCGGATCTATCATCGATTATTGGGGCGATAATATCGATGCTGTTActgatgacgatggtgtCGAGTATTATCCCCCTCCGTCTTGGAGGACCAAGTACCGTCTTG TCTACACCCATCCGCACGGCATTTCAGTATCCGGGGTCGGGCTCAACGAGGATGACTACCCGTCTTACTGGTCAGCACCTCGGAACTTCAACGGCAGATGGGACGATGGTGGATACATGGGTCTAAGACGCGACCGTATTGGAGTGCTCCAGCAACGTCCGCTCAACGGTAGTTATGGATTTCCTATTCATGAAGCTTGCTGGTCTCTCTTGGAAGTGGCTTACGCTCCGCAGCCAGTCCCCCATGAGAGACTCTTTGAAGCTTGCAGGTCACTGCCATTGCCAGTTGAAAGCTACGCCTTTAGTTGGGGTCACAACTATGGAGGCTTGACCCACATAAATAACAAGCAATATTATCCGTGGGAAAATCGATTTTCTGATCCTCAATCGACAGAGGCTTGTCGGGATGCTAGTTATGACCCTTACAATATCCCGGAAATCCAAGCACTTCTATCGGAAGAAGCGGAGGATTTTCGCATTGAAGAGTCTGCCCATGCACCTACGATAGTACCAAATCGCTGTACTACACTTCCTGCGGAGCTTGCCATTCAAATCGCCTGCTACCTGCCAACTGCCGATGCTTTAAACGCCCGCCGAGCCTTACGATCGTTCGTGCCCATCTTCCATAGTAAGCAATTCTGGGCGTCGAGGTTTCGTACCGTAGCAGATCGCTCTTGGATATTTGAGTCCCGGCAATGGAACAATACTACTGATTGGAGATGGATCTATCGTCGCACCAGCAAAGCTTCCCGCAACAAGGGCATGCAAAACAGACAGAGAATCTGGGAATTAATCCAGCAGGTCCAACAAACACTCATTGGACAATGGAGCGATGGGCCACTCTTAGATTCCCCTCAAATGGATACGACAACTCTGGCGTGGGTAGAGGCAACCGCCCACGTGCATCCGGTGTCAACAGATATCCCCCACGAGGGATGTCAAATatttcatcaacagcaaacaGCCGTACCCGCCGTACTTTCCAAAATCTCTTTCTCGATTATCTGTGTTGGGGGGGTTGAATATATTGCGGGATTAGGACTCACTTCCCAGACAGGCGAGGTTGCCCAGTTAGGCTACCGTGCCACAGGCAAAGAGCTGACTTTGGATGCCGTGTCCCTTGAAGGATTCAACTTGGCTGTAGGTTCAAGAGGCATACAGGGTATTCAATGTATGCTGGAAGGTGGGCGACTATCACCATGGTTCGGGTCCACGGTTGAAGCGCCACAAACAAGACGGCTTGCGGTTTCAAACCCAATCGCATATCTCGAGGCTGGATTTGAC GGTATGAAAATGGTGAGGTTGGCAATTGCAGAGTCTAACCCTCCCACGCCTCAGAAGGACAGAGAACATTCAGTGGGCGACTGTGCGTTTTGGTATCCCCAACTTCCAAGCAAGGACTTGCATCTGCATGGGAAATATTTCCCACCAAGAGACAACGCCACAACCAAGTACCAGCCTCTTTACTGGACATTATTTGGGGGACACAAGGGACAACATCTTAGGCACTTAACTGGGATTTCAGTGGCATCCTTTGGCAACCCCAGGTACATCCATTTTCACTTTAATACCGAGGATGTTCCCACCACAAATCACAAGACAAACAAGTGGGAAAGGTACGCCGCGACCAGGGTCAAGCATTTTGAAATTGACGGACCCGGCGGCGAATTTATCTCTGGCGTTGAAATTTACACAGGAATTCGGGATTTTGAAGATGATCTGTCGTGGCATGCCAGATCTGGGTTGCTGGAATCGTTCAAG ATTTGGACAAATCGCGGAAGGTCCTGTGACTTTAAACATGACGTGTCGCGTCCCTATCGGAGTCCCAGTTTCAAAATCGTGCGAACGGTCGTGAATATTGCCCCAGGATCTGTCATCACTGGATTGTATTGGAGTCAA TATAACAATGACCTTCTGGCGCTGGGAGTCATATCTGAGGATATCGAGATGCCGACCACAAACAACACCAGTGAAGTAACAGCTCACCAATAG
- a CDS encoding MFS multidrug transporter (similar to Colletotrichum gloeosporioides Nara gc5 XP_007280399.1) — protein sequence MANTAEKLNVHDQTIRELPNNNIDDNAVSGTVPTPTEDYFCKPTKFSWPRKIHIVIAGITCTFNGNLGSSMPSGALVAISEQFKVTNSLHLVLLNSIYMAGYVLGPLLFGPLSEYIGRRPVLIGTFLGYLIFMAACSAAPSFAALVVFRLLCGINASAPTTVLGGLYSDIFDNPSHRGTAMSLYMSVTTIGPLVGPVISGFSSQISWRWPFLLAVLIAVPGLPLVLLLPETFAPVLRQKSLRRCKKEGLLADDEMIASNKRALDPRKIFIRPAKLITTEPILLFTALYMALAYAIMYLTFQAYPIIFQDHYGLSPGTAGIAYLPIILGVGVAFILGLGYTWWYDKSSAAGKKWAQQEAYRRLPIACFASPWIVVSLFWVGWTSWPESVGPAVPMMGGLFYGLGSQLLYIAMINYITDMYRDLSASAHAAASMTRSIGAVLLPLAARPMYNQMGIHWAPSLLGFVSLLMGVIPFILLRYDKVQGRRSTQRQG from the exons ATGGCGAATACGGCGGAAAAGCTCAATGTCCATGACCAAACAATCAGGGAGCTACCCAACAACAATATTGACGATAATGCTGTCTCCGGCACAGTTCCCACACCGACCGAAGACTACTTCTGTAAACCTACCAAGTTTTCATGG CCACGCAAGATACACATCGTCATAGCCGGAATCACCTGCACTTTCAATGGAAACCTAGGATCGTCCATGCCGTCAGGCGCCCTGGTGGCAATATCGGAACAATTCAAAGTCACAAACAGTTTGCATCTTGTCCTTCTTAACTCCATTTATATGGCCGGCTATGTACTTGGCCCGTTGCTTTTTGGACCATTAAGTGAATACATTGGTCGCCGTCCTGTTCTAATTGGGACATTTCTTGGATACTTGATCTTCATGGCTGCCTGCTCAGCAGCtccatcttttgctgcaCTGGTAGTTTTCCGACTCTTGTGTGGCATCAATGCCTCTGCCCCTACCACCGTGCTAGGCGGTCTTTATTCCGACATATTTGACAATCCATCTCACCGAGGCACTGCAATGTCTCTATACATGTCCGTCACGACCATCGGACCGCTGGTGGGACCAGTGATTTCCGGATTTTCGTCTCAAATCTCGTGGCGCTGGCCCTTTTTGCTGGCAGTCCTAATAGCTGTGCCGGGATTGCCACTTGTGCTCCTACTGCCTGAGACTTTCGCGCCAGTTCTTCGCCAGAAATCGCTGCGAAGGTGCAAGAAAGAGGGACTTTTGgcggatgatgagatgattgcAAGTAACAAGCGTGCTTTGGACCCGCGAAAGATATTTATTCGCCCGGCCAAGCTGATAACCACGGAGCCTATACTCCTCTTCACGGCACTGTACATGGCACTGGCGTATGCCATCATGTATCTTACGTTTCAAGCTTATCCCATCATTTTTCAAG ATCACTATGGGCTATCCCCTGGTACAGCTGGAATAGCCTACTTACCAA TCATTCTTGGTGTGGGAGTAGCTTTCATACTGGGCTTGGGTTATACCTGGTGGTATGACAAGTCGTCGGCTGCTGGGAAGAAGTGGGCACAACAAGAAGCATATCGACGCCTTCCCATAGCCTGCTTTGCCTCACCGTG GATCGTGGTTTCGCTGTTTTGGGTTGGTTGGACCTCCTGGCCAGAGTCTGTTGGGCCAGCAGTCCCGATGATGGGTGGTCTATTTTACGGCCTTGGTTCCCAGCTACTGTATATCGCCATGATCAACTACATTACGGATATGTATCGGGACCTATCTGCATCGGCACATGCCGCTGCCAGCATGACAAGGTCAATCGGAGCAGTGCTGCTACCCTTGGCAGCCAGGCCAATGTATAATCAAATGGGAATTCACTGGGCGCCTTCGTTGTTGGGCTTCGTGTCGTTACTCATGGGGGTAATTCCGTTTATTCTCCTGCGATACGACAAGGTTCAAGGAAGGCGATCGACACAACGTCAAGGTTAG
- a CDS encoding monooxygenase FAD-binding protein (similar to Metarhizium acridum CQMa 102 XP_007814867.1), translating into MSPSPVVLIIGCGIAGPVLGYLLKQKGYTPIVFEKVSELGDAGASLMLMSNGLKVLELVGVANKVTAESMPIQRFIDSNAEGKILGSSNLPSIFKDKYSQPLAGIKRTSINLMLKNTLLDQHIDVREGWELLDIKEEEDSVTAYFNGGRSVTGSFLIGCDGIKSASRRALLQVKGITEGPPTYTGLTQTAGISKTPKTLLDSAAMRNWYADGTHMIAYPISKSHISWAITQREAQETAETWRPYRTEELPHQKSQLSQLLDGWNPAVKEMIASSERIIKFGLFDRAELNSGEWFSKRCVLVGDAAHPTSPHLGQGANQALEDCYHLSHALPNLRVGGESSPDGAFVLGSSLAATIFKPYAEKRQPRTSHLVRGARAVGEQRTASGEEACKRRDEMVVQKFADDGLLAAKMDELLREPFSKP; encoded by the exons ATGTCACCCTCGCCAGTCGTCCTCATCATAGGATGCGGCATTGCCGGCCCGGTTCTTGGCTACCTCCTCAAACAAAAAGGATACACTCCCATAGTCTTTGAGAAGGTATCAGAGCTTGGAGATGCAGGAGCTTCATTAATGCTCATGTCAAATGG CCTCAAAGTTTTGGAACTGGTTGGAGTTGCCAACAAAGTTACCGCCGAATCCATGCCCATTCAAAGGTTTATTGACTCCAATGCCGAGGGAAAGATACTGGGATCTTCAAACCTTCCCAGCATCTTCAAGGACAAATACAGCCAGCCTCTCGCAGGCATCAAACGTACTTCTATTAACTTGATGCTCAAGAACACACTCCTTGATCAGCACATAGATGTAAGAGAAGGCTGGGAGCTATTAGAtatcaaagaagaagaggactCCGTCACCGCCTACTTCAACGGTGGTCGATCTGTTACTGGTTCCTTTCTCATTGGCTGCGATGGAATCAAGTCTGCTAGCAGGAGAGCATTGCTTCAAGTGAAAGGTATCACTGAAGGGCCCCCGACTTATACTGGCCTCACACAG ACGGCCGGGATCTCCAAAACGCCGAAAACGCTGCTTGACTCTGCAGCCATGCGCAACTGGTATGCGGATGGGACTCACATGATTGCGTACCCCATTTCCAAGTCACATATTTCCTGGGCAATCACGCAAAGGGAGGCGCAAGAAACGGCAGAGACATGGCGACCTTATCGAACCGAGGAGCTGCCTCACCAGAAAAGTCAGCTCTCTCAGCTGCTTGACGGATGGAATCCCGCTGTCAAGGAAATGATAGCCTCCTCAGAGAGAATCATCAAGTTTGGACTGTTTGATCGCGCAGAGCTGAATTCAGGCGAATGGTTCTCCAAAAGATGTGTTCTAGTTGGAGATGCGGCACATCCAACGAGTCCACACCTGGGACAGGGCGCGAACCAGGCATT AGAGGACTGCTATCACCTCAGTCATGCTCTTCCAAACTTGAGGGTAGGCGGCGAGAGCTCTCCGGATGGCGCTTTCGTGCTTGGATCGAGTCTAGCGGCCACAATATTTAAACCGTATGCCGAAAAGCGCCAGCCTAGGACTTCACATCTAGTGAGAGGAGCTCGAGCTGTAGGCGAGCAGAGAACAGCATCGGGTGAGGAAGCATGTAAGCGGCGAGATGAGATGGTCGTGCAGAAGTTCGCGGATGACGGCTTGctggcagccaagatggaCGAGCTTTTGAGAGAGCCGTTTTCAAAACCCTAA